The Flammeovirgaceae bacterium genome contains a region encoding:
- a CDS encoding glycosyltransferase: MAQVIKKRTIVLASVLKPVNETRMFEKLGATFATLPNAVVHIIGFPSSQQLVQHENLQLHAHTAKPFGRLSHQRITAPVRILFKLLQLKPRLLIITTHELLAVALWCKFVTGCRLVYDVQENYYFNIRFTKSFPVVIRQVLALAVRFKEYLTKPFIDYYFLAERGYVHELRFARPYLVLENKLPQRLALKFRRHQAGNTRLIFSGTLSETTGVIEAIELAAKLHQLNPAITLTVIGNSLSLSFLALLKRKAETYPFIRLKVSEYPFAHEQILEALGQADAGIIIYPPNPSTASSIPTKLYEYLAVQLPVIIRHNEASHQLVNHLKAGVLLTTHFMPETLLASLREGFKPLDSPLIYWESAENELAAIIKRLIL; encoded by the coding sequence TTGGCGCAAGTAATAAAAAAAAGAACAATCGTACTGGCTTCGGTATTGAAACCGGTAAACGAAACACGCATGTTCGAAAAACTGGGCGCCACATTTGCCACCCTTCCAAATGCGGTTGTACATATTATCGGGTTTCCGTCATCGCAGCAACTTGTACAGCATGAAAACCTTCAACTTCACGCGCATACTGCTAAACCGTTTGGCCGGTTAAGCCATCAGCGCATAACAGCCCCTGTACGCATACTATTTAAATTGCTGCAACTCAAACCCAGGCTGTTGATTATTACCACGCATGAACTGCTGGCTGTTGCCCTGTGGTGTAAATTTGTAACCGGCTGCCGGTTGGTGTATGATGTTCAGGAAAATTACTATTTCAACATCCGGTTTACCAAATCGTTTCCGGTTGTCATCCGGCAGGTACTTGCATTGGCGGTTCGGTTTAAAGAGTATCTCACCAAACCGTTTATCGATTACTACTTTCTGGCTGAAAGGGGTTATGTGCACGAACTTCGTTTTGCCCGTCCGTACCTGGTGCTGGAGAACAAATTACCCCAGCGCCTGGCCTTGAAGTTCAGGCGTCATCAGGCCGGGAATACCCGTTTGATTTTCAGCGGAACACTATCCGAAACAACGGGAGTCATTGAAGCTATTGAACTGGCTGCTAAACTACATCAACTGAATCCGGCTATTACGTTAACTGTTATAGGAAACAGTTTATCATTAAGCTTTTTGGCTTTGCTGAAACGAAAAGCTGAAACCTATCCGTTTATCAGACTGAAGGTTAGTGAATATCCTTTTGCACACGAGCAAATACTGGAAGCATTAGGCCAGGCCGATGCCGGCATTATTATCTATCCGCCTAATCCCTCAACAGCCAGTTCAATCCCAACCAAACTGTACGAATACCTGGCCGTGCAACTTCCGGTTATTATACGGCATAATGAAGCCTCGCACCAACTGGTTAACCACTTGAAAGCCGGTGTGCTGCTTACAACCCATTTCATGCCAGAGACCCTTCTAGCCTCCTTGCGGGAGGGCTTCAAACCGTTGGATAGTCCGTTAATTTATTGGGAATCAGCAGAAAACGAACTGGCAGCTATTATAAAAAGATTAATTCTCTGA
- a CDS encoding DUF3108 domain-containing protein — protein sequence MRTIFKYLLLLMTLSSFQSERNDIYPVVKNESFTRGESLEYKMHYGIFNIGKGTVKIHDEYTTMNDRKCFRVDVFGRTTGMVDWVADVNDQWGAYIDTAALVPHMSYRKIREGKYKKDEVILFDHLNGKITAKVINQKTGKYKDPVYYDAPAQVRDLIGGFMFMRTHDYSKFKLNDTVTVSGFFEDTFYNLKVLYKGKETIKVKAGKFRAVVLKPVMPDNKLFSGENSITIWFSDDKNFIPLKVSANMFIGSAGVELTSYSRLRNPVNLVK from the coding sequence ATGAGAACAATTTTTAAATATCTGCTACTTCTCATGACACTCTCTTCGTTCCAGTCTGAACGCAACGACATTTATCCGGTTGTTAAAAACGAGAGTTTTACCCGTGGCGAATCGCTGGAGTATAAAATGCACTACGGAATTTTTAACATCGGCAAGGGTACCGTAAAAATCCATGATGAATACACCACTATGAACGACCGCAAATGTTTTCGGGTGGATGTTTTTGGAAGAACAACCGGTATGGTTGACTGGGTGGCTGATGTGAACGACCAATGGGGAGCATACATTGATACCGCAGCGCTGGTTCCGCACATGTCGTATCGTAAAATCCGCGAAGGGAAATATAAAAAAGATGAGGTTATTCTGTTTGATCACCTGAACGGGAAAATAACGGCCAAAGTCATCAATCAGAAAACAGGCAAATACAAAGACCCGGTTTATTACGATGCCCCGGCCCAGGTGCGCGACCTTATTGGCGGGTTTATGTTTATGCGCACACACGATTACAGTAAGTTTAAACTGAATGACACCGTTACTGTAAGCGGTTTTTTTGAAGATACCTTTTATAACCTGAAAGTACTTTATAAAGGCAAGGAAACTATCAAGGTAAAGGCCGGTAAATTCAGGGCGGTTGTTTTAAAACCCGTTATGCCTGATAACAAACTGTTTAGCGGTGAAAATTCAATAACCATCTGGTTTTCGGATGACAAGAATTTCATTCCGTTAAAGGTAAGTGCCAATATGTTTATCGGCAGTGCCGGTGTGGAGCTTACCTCGTATAGCCGCCTGCGAAACCCGGTCAATCTGGTAAAGTAA
- the mscL gene encoding large conductance mechanosensitive channel protein MscL translates to MLQEFKKFAMRGNVIDLAVGVIIGGAFGKIVSSLIDDVITPLLLKPALDAAQLTQLNELTIFGTVKYGNFLAGVLNFIIIAFVLFLIVKGVNAAQKKEAEKPAAPAPPPADIQLLTEIRDLLKK, encoded by the coding sequence ATGCTTCAAGAATTTAAAAAGTTTGCCATGCGTGGCAATGTTATTGACCTGGCCGTGGGTGTAATTATTGGCGGGGCCTTCGGTAAAATTGTAAGCTCGCTGATTGACGATGTAATTACTCCGCTGTTGCTTAAACCGGCCCTGGATGCCGCCCAACTTACCCAGCTTAATGAACTTACTATCTTTGGTACAGTTAAATACGGCAACTTCCTGGCTGGTGTACTCAACTTTATTATTATTGCATTTGTTTTGTTTCTGATTGTGAAAGGCGTTAATGCCGCACAAAAGAAAGAAGCCGAAAAGCCTGCCGCACCGGCTCCGCCCCCGGCCGATATTCAGTTGCTTACCGAGATCAGGGATTTGCTGAAGAAGTAG
- a CDS encoding metal-dependent transcriptional regulator: MLSYTEENYLKSIYHLSNAGERPVLTNELAETMQTKPASVTDMIKKLSAKNLIAYEKYHGVNLLKQGKQEALQIIRKHRLWETFLVNKLGFTWDEVHEVAEQLEHIQSGLLIEKLDKFLEYPTVDPHGHPIPDPSGKIKEVKQIPLAEFPAYKKCTIRAVKNGSPSFLQYLSKIGIYIDASVSIVDKVEFDGSLEVSIDNKKRVFISREAAQNLMVTG; the protein is encoded by the coding sequence ATGCTCAGTTACACCGAAGAAAACTACCTCAAGTCCATTTACCACCTCTCAAATGCCGGAGAGCGGCCTGTGTTAACCAACGAACTGGCCGAAACCATGCAAACCAAACCCGCCTCGGTTACCGACATGATTAAAAAACTATCGGCTAAAAACCTGATAGCTTATGAAAAATATCATGGCGTTAACCTGCTGAAGCAAGGCAAGCAGGAAGCCCTGCAGATTATCCGCAAACACCGGCTGTGGGAAACTTTTCTGGTGAACAAACTCGGCTTTACCTGGGACGAAGTACATGAGGTAGCCGAGCAACTGGAACACATTCAATCAGGCTTGCTGATTGAGAAACTGGATAAATTTCTGGAATATCCTACCGTTGATCCGCACGGTCACCCCATCCCCGACCCCTCCGGTAAGATTAAGGAAGTAAAACAAATTCCTCTGGCTGAATTTCCGGCTTATAAAAAATGTACCATCCGTGCTGTAAAAAATGGTTCACCCTCCTTTCTGCAGTACTTGAGCAAAATCGGAATCTATATTGATGCTTCGGTAAGCATTGTGGATAAAGTTGAATTTGATGGATCGCTGGAAGTAAGCATCGACAACAAAAAGCGCGTTTTTATATCACGCGAAGCCGCGCAAAACTTAATGGTTACCGGGTAA
- a CDS encoding 2,3,4,5-tetrahydropyridine-2,6-dicarboxylate N-succinyltransferase has translation MELKQIVEQAWEDRSLLQQKDTQAAIRSVIAQLDKGELRVAEPVGTTWQVNEWVKKAVILYFPIQTMETVEVGPLEFHDKIALKRNYKALGVRVVPHAVARYGSYLAKGVIMMPSYVNIGAYVDEGTMVDTWATVGSCAQIGKQVHLSGGVGIGGVLEPVQAAPVIIEDNAFIGSRCIVVEGVRVGREAVLGANVVLTASSKIIDVTQADPVEYTGYVPERSVVIPGSYPKKFTAGTYNVPCALIIGRRKESTDKKTSLNEALRENNVSV, from the coding sequence ATGGAATTAAAACAAATCGTTGAACAGGCGTGGGAAGATCGTTCATTATTACAACAAAAGGATACCCAGGCCGCCATCCGGTCGGTTATAGCTCAACTTGATAAAGGTGAGCTGCGGGTGGCCGAACCGGTTGGAACAACCTGGCAGGTAAATGAGTGGGTAAAGAAAGCGGTTATCCTTTACTTCCCCATTCAAACCATGGAAACCGTTGAAGTCGGGCCGCTTGAATTTCACGACAAGATTGCGTTGAAACGCAACTATAAAGCGCTTGGTGTGCGTGTGGTACCTCACGCGGTAGCCCGCTACGGAAGTTACCTGGCCAAAGGTGTTATCATGATGCCCTCGTATGTCAACATCGGTGCGTATGTAGATGAAGGTACCATGGTGGATACCTGGGCAACTGTTGGCAGTTGTGCCCAGATTGGAAAACAAGTTCACTTAAGCGGTGGAGTAGGTATTGGCGGTGTGCTGGAGCCTGTACAGGCTGCCCCGGTAATTATTGAAGACAATGCCTTTATTGGCTCGCGCTGCATAGTGGTAGAAGGTGTTCGGGTAGGACGGGAGGCCGTACTGGGTGCCAACGTAGTATTAACGGCCAGTTCAAAAATTATCGATGTTACACAAGCCGACCCCGTGGAATACACCGGATATGTACCCGAACGTTCAGTGGTTATTCCCGGCTCGTATCCAAAAAAGTTTACGGCCGGAACGTACAATGTACCCTGCGCCCTGATTATCGGCAGGCGGAAAGAGAGTACGGATAAAAAGACATCACTTAACGAGGCCTTGCGCGAAAACAATGTTTCTGTGTAA